One window of the Pelmatolapia mariae isolate MD_Pm_ZW linkage group LG15, Pm_UMD_F_2, whole genome shotgun sequence genome contains the following:
- the LOC134643578 gene encoding uncharacterized protein LOC134643578, translated as MDKLKAYEQLKKDLENGEITQKGFDNNVKRLLTAEKSDDTPSTSGNEFLSAAEAFGKAKKLLQPQVKKRQFPLNDKRLDHGKSLLKVRMAPMEWKPRTLRKCGRYQKLIMDEAPPRIILQGHETYDDLITIAKERFWPERTEGSEFTLCHSDGTRWSKEDFHKEYRTVSDITHLWKRTLYIGRRQLEVVCLDDQSSISDEDPVTKVGGDESCSLDELPETLIGQNVAEQCIFHVFHMWKRL; from the exons ATGGACAAGCTGAAAGCCTACGAGCAGCTGAAAAAAGACCTTGAAAATG GTGAGATTACCCAAAAAGGCTTTGATAACAACGTAAAAAGGCTTCTGACAGCAGAAAAATCAG ATGACACTCCTTCAACAAGTGGCAATGAATTTCTCA GTGCAGCAGAGGCCTTTGGTAAAGCCAAGAAACTACTACAGCCTCAAGTAAAGAAAAGGCAATTTCCATTGAATGATAAACGTTTGGACCATGGCAAATCATTATTGAAG GTCAGAATGGCTCCCATGGAGTGGAAACCAAGAACTCTTAGAAAGTGTGGACGGTACCAGAAGTTAATAATGGACGAAGCTCCACCTCGAATCATCCTGCAAGGCCATGAAACCTATGATGATTTAATTACCATAGCCAAAGAACGCTTCTGGCCAGAGCGTACTGAGGGGAGTGAGTTCACTCTTTGCCATTCTGACGGGACCAGGTGGAGTAAGGAGGATTTCCACAAAGAATACAGAACTGTTTCTGATATTACACATCTGTGGAAAAGAACACTATACATCGGGCGAAGACAACTGG AGGTCGTGTGTTTGGATGATCAAAGTTCCATCTCAG ATGAAGACCCTGTAACTAAAGTGGGTGGTGATGAAAGTTGCAGTTTAG ATGAACTTCCTGAAACCCTCATAGGACAAAATGTTGCAGAACAG TGTATCTTCCACGTGTTCCATATGTGGAAGAGGCTTTAA